In Drosophila santomea strain STO CAGO 1482 chromosome 3L, Prin_Dsan_1.1, whole genome shotgun sequence, a single window of DNA contains:
- the LOC120447962 gene encoding uncharacterized protein LOC120447962 — protein MASQPSKAVVEPVGRFPAGLSYIFYIFPGRPHRCPLAIQATDHSKHIWKSGDMTGRMVESEIVVEISILASIRVFYATCGNFACHKRPQRTCHTAHWGKETETKIDILTCGLYRAVLQDSPPINYKWLHSEEVGQHSDRFAGAQKQSVRSTNWRLQQKVVEVIARGGAIGMGA, from the exons ATGGCATCTCAGCCGTCCAAGGCTGTTGTCGAACCAGTTGGCCGTTTCCCGGCGGGATTGAGCTACATATTCTACATATTCCCTGGTAGACCGCACCGTTGTCCATTGGCCATTCAGGCCACCGATCATAGCAAACACATTTGGAAAAGTGGAGACATGACAGGCCGAATGGTTGAGTCTGAGATCGTTGTGGAAATATCTATACTTGCgagtatacgagtat TTTACGCAACATGTGGCAATTTTGCATGCCACAAGAGGCCACAGAGGACGTGCCACACAGCGCACTGGGGaaaagaaaccgaaacaaaaattgacattTTGACATGCGGCTTGTACCGGGCGGTACTTCAAGATTCGCCTCCGATAAACTACAAATGGTTGCACAGCGAAGAAGTTGGGCAGCATAGCGACCGGTTTGCCGGCGCTCAAAAGCAATCC GTTCGGTCAACTAATTGGCGACTCCAGCAAAAGGTGGTTGAAGTAATTGCCCGGGGTGGAGCAATCGGAATGGG TGCTTAA
- the LOC120447961 gene encoding uncharacterized protein LOC120447961 — MSARRCVICGEEPPAKDAQGNDAYAYPKTEEEARIWQSSMAAKNCCLESIQNQCCVCVQHIPDFVKRAKKVGRRLRNEEREKEKRRKERVGGEGCKCPDDGQPGPERPSVNVLLLNGASLPTYCGKGQSTVDLKKQPAEEGDSELKITKKLDSKESDTEIFVQESEFKDTGRNFPDIDGTEVTVLRTPMQEDEQLEEDMQALQDAEQEQDPSVRQRRNNCLPGCTDVLLLGRGPHSSDECPCKCEQCSKPSGLPQDDEPCCQPECCSKTHTEYFTQPPCGCECEQQVRRELTKVIKTQGQRIRELEEMLCRQNNLRNCLQRKLDELYCEFGRLDEDDGERSRLTCPGSQRSGPECASVQYPIPPPPPPPESKAPTAPKRTRSYRRAVLQKAKREVDSVKGEAEGPMVVEDGERVHWFAEKQTHSENVTHRPGWVNVPHEEEMESGSRVAIRFGKNSTYVVPEKRSSHSISQSAPQSTSNSSYSLTTTRGRT; from the exons ATGTCTGCGCGAAGGTGTGTCATCTGTGGCGAGGAGCCGCCGGCGAAGGATGCGCAGGGCAACGATGCGTATGCGTATCCCAAGACGGAGGAGGAGGCCAGGATCTGGCAGTCCAGTATGGCGGCCAAGAACTGCTGCCTGGAGAGCATCCAGAACCAGTGTTGCGTCTGCGTGCAGCACATTCCCGACTTTGTGAAGCGGGCCAAGAAAGTCGGGCGGAGGCTGCGAAATGAGGAGCGCGAAAAGGAGAAGCGCCGCAAGGAAAGGGTGGGTGGTGAAGGATGCAAGTGTCCGGATGATGGTCAACCGGGTCCGGAACGTCCGTCGGTTAATGTTCTGCTCCTGAACGGAGCATCGTTGCCCACGTATTGCGGCAAGGGACAGTCCACTGTGGATTTGAAGAAACAGCCGGCGGAGGAAGGCGATTccgaattaaaaataaccaaGAAGCTGGACTCCAAAGAATCGGACACGGAGATCTTTGTGCAGGAATCGGAATTCAAGGACACTGGACGTAACTTTCCCGATATCGATGGCACCGAGGTCACCGTTCTACGCACTCCCATGCAGGAGGATGAGCAGCTGGAAGAGGACATGCAGGCGCTGCAGGATgcggagcaggagcaggatccgAGTGTCAG ACAGCGGCGCAACAACTGCCTTCCAGGCTGCACGGATGTTCTGCTCCTGGGCCGCGGCCCCCATTCCTCGGACGAGTGTCCCTGCAAGTGTGAGCAGTGCTCCAAGCCTTCCGGCTTGCCACAAGATGACGAACCCTGCTGTCAGCCGGAGTGCTGTTCGAAAACCCACACGGAGTACTTCACCCAACCGCCTTGCGGCTGTGAGTGTGAGCAGCAGGTGCGGCGTGAGCTCACAAAGGTCATTAAGACACAGGGTCAAAGGATTCgggagctggaggagatgcTCTGCCGGCAGAACAATCTGCGCAACTGTCTGCAGCGAAAGTTGGACGAGTTGTACTGCGAGTTCGGCCGTTTGGACGAGGATGACGGTGAACGATCGCGATTAACTTGTCCGGGAAGCCAGCGTAGTGGCCCAGAGTGTGCCAGTGTCCAGTATCCgataccaccaccaccacctccgccAGAGTCGAAGGCGCCGACTGCCCCAAAACGCACAAGATCCTATCGGCGGGCAGTGCTGCAAAAGGCTAAACGCGAGGTGGACTCGGTTAAAGGTGAAGCTGAGGGTCCAATGGTGGTCGAGGATGGGGAGCGGGTTCACTGGTTCGCGGAGAAGCAAACGCATTCCGAGAACGTCACCCATCGACCAGGTTGGGTCAATGTGCCACATGAGGAGGAGATGGAGTCGGGCAGCAGGGTGGCGATTCGCTTCGGAAAGAACAGCACCTACGTGGTTCCCGAGAAGAGGTCAAGCCATTCCATATCCCAATCCGCGCCGCAATCCACCTCCAATTCCAGCTACTCCTTGACCACCACCAGAGGCCGCACTTGA